Proteins from a genomic interval of Fuerstiella sp.:
- a CDS encoding ABC transporter ATP-binding protein/permease — MFLSRIWNWLAADRRLILWSFAFGFIFTGLGIIPPLLVRQMIRGLEQPQAAQGFVWLALTVAGVYLLRGMSRYFYGLMSHIAAYRTLHRLTNAVYAHLQRQPPSYQSRRHSGGLVARTIGDVQAVEDFIAHGIPETLLAIVIPITMSVVLFLLNWKLAVIALLPLPIVAAAAYVLTTRVRNSWRNVRHRFAELSAQIQDHLSGLPVIQSFTAESAAASRIDRESRQYRDSIIHANTWSLLPAGLIEASSGAGLVLIVLSGIWMTGNGPMQIDVADLVVFLMYLGQIFLPFLRLANMTENLQKAAASAARVFDLLDEPPEIVGKPDATVPSQMRYDITFEQVDFSYESGSRILNGANFHVSEGETVALVGASGVGKTTACHLLVRFYDVDFGAVRLGSHNVRDLPLDFLRKQIALVSQDVFLFSGTIRDNLRLGNPDAGDEDIQAAARAARADEFILSFPDGYDTSVGERGIRLSGGQKQRIAIARALLKDSPVLVFDEATSAVDAESEAEIREAVHQATKGRTVLIVAHRVSTIRDADRIVVFKDGRVVETGTWNELVEQRGHLAEVCRLQEDAVW; from the coding sequence GTGTTTCTGAGTCGAATCTGGAACTGGCTGGCGGCTGATCGGCGATTGATCCTGTGGTCGTTCGCGTTTGGCTTCATTTTCACAGGTCTGGGCATCATTCCGCCGCTTTTGGTGCGACAAATGATCCGCGGTCTGGAACAACCTCAGGCAGCTCAGGGGTTTGTCTGGCTGGCTCTGACTGTTGCCGGTGTTTATCTGCTTCGCGGTATGTCGCGATATTTTTACGGACTGATGTCTCACATCGCCGCCTACCGTACGCTACACCGATTGACCAATGCCGTTTATGCCCACCTGCAGCGTCAGCCTCCGTCCTATCAAAGCCGTCGACACTCCGGTGGACTTGTGGCTCGAACGATTGGAGATGTACAGGCGGTTGAGGACTTCATTGCACACGGAATTCCGGAAACATTGCTGGCGATCGTCATTCCGATCACAATGAGTGTCGTCCTGTTCCTGCTGAACTGGAAACTGGCAGTGATCGCGTTGCTGCCTCTTCCCATTGTCGCTGCGGCAGCCTATGTACTGACCACGCGGGTGAGAAATTCCTGGAGGAATGTGCGCCATCGTTTCGCCGAGCTTTCTGCACAGATTCAGGATCATTTGTCCGGGCTGCCGGTGATTCAGTCGTTCACCGCAGAGTCCGCAGCGGCATCACGAATTGACCGTGAAAGCCGTCAATACCGCGACAGCATCATCCATGCCAATACGTGGTCGCTGTTACCCGCCGGATTGATCGAAGCCTCAAGCGGAGCTGGCCTGGTACTCATCGTACTCAGCGGAATATGGATGACCGGAAACGGCCCGATGCAGATTGATGTGGCTGACCTCGTGGTCTTCCTGATGTATCTGGGCCAGATTTTCTTGCCGTTTCTCCGGCTGGCCAACATGACGGAAAACCTGCAGAAAGCAGCAGCCAGCGCAGCCCGTGTTTTCGATTTGCTGGACGAACCACCGGAAATCGTCGGAAAACCGGACGCAACCGTCCCCTCACAGATGAGGTATGACATCACATTCGAGCAGGTAGATTTCAGCTACGAATCAGGCAGCCGGATTCTGAACGGAGCAAACTTCCACGTCAGCGAAGGAGAAACAGTTGCCCTGGTCGGTGCATCCGGTGTCGGCAAAACAACAGCCTGCCATTTACTCGTGCGCTTTTACGACGTGGATTTCGGAGCAGTACGACTCGGTTCCCACAATGTCCGCGACCTGCCACTGGATTTTTTGCGTAAGCAAATCGCACTGGTTTCGCAGGATGTCTTTCTGTTCAGCGGAACGATTCGTGACAACCTTCGTCTGGGGAATCCAGATGCCGGTGATGAAGATATCCAGGCGGCTGCTCGTGCAGCTCGGGCCGATGAGTTTATTCTTTCTTTCCCTGACGGATACGACACCAGCGTTGGAGAGCGGGGGATCCGGTTGTCAGGCGGTCAAAAACAACGAATTGCGATCGCGCGGGCGTTGTTAAAGGACTCTCCTGTTCTCGTCTTTGACGAAGCCACCAGTGCCGTCGATGCAGAATCAGAGGCTGAAATTCGTGAAGCCGTACATCAGGCAACCAAAGGGCGGACGGTGTTGATTGTCGCACACCGGGTATCGACCATCAGGGATGCAGACCGCATCGTTGTCTTCAAAGACGGTCGGGTCGTCGAAACAGGCACATGGAACGAACTGGTCGAACAGCGAGGTCATCTGGCTGAGGTTTGCCGACTGCAGGAAGACGCGGTCTGGTAA
- a CDS encoding sugar transporter, with the protein MRIVQFEIPGQGRRTGIVEDDAVIDLTSVRPAWLRTIDIFHESDRMGRPFSELPIEAARQSAVNRLDYQSLLSAHPGGDIPFLHPPLDAADLHRVTITGTGLTHLGSMQSRDSMHAQESEDQTQMTDSAKMFAMGLRDGKPTAGRRGVSPEWFYKGNGHNLRGHHWTLQLPGFADDGGEEAEIVGCYVIDLRGIPRRIGFALGNEWSDHATERINYLYLAPSKLRQCAVGPELVTDLDFQEQKLHCEVIRDGETIYESGELLTGEQHMCHSLANCEDHHFKYPQHRIVGDVHLHFFGTSKLSYGERDWKYQEGDEVRVIPDFGAALINTVHADGEAASVVAVQPV; encoded by the coding sequence ATGCGCATCGTTCAGTTTGAAATCCCCGGTCAGGGCCGCCGCACCGGCATCGTCGAAGACGATGCTGTCATTGACCTGACGTCGGTACGCCCCGCATGGCTGAGAACAATCGACATATTTCACGAATCGGACAGGATGGGCCGACCATTCAGCGAGTTACCAATCGAAGCAGCCAGACAGTCAGCCGTGAATCGGCTCGACTATCAATCGCTGCTCAGCGCCCACCCCGGCGGCGATATTCCGTTCCTCCATCCACCGCTTGACGCGGCAGACCTGCATCGCGTCACCATCACGGGAACCGGACTCACTCATCTGGGCAGCATGCAGTCACGTGACAGCATGCATGCGCAGGAATCCGAGGATCAGACACAAATGACGGATTCAGCCAAAATGTTTGCAATGGGCCTCCGAGATGGAAAACCGACCGCAGGTCGGCGCGGAGTATCACCGGAATGGTTCTATAAGGGAAACGGTCACAATCTGCGTGGACATCACTGGACTTTGCAGCTACCAGGATTTGCAGATGACGGTGGCGAAGAAGCTGAAATCGTGGGTTGCTACGTCATCGACCTGCGGGGCATCCCGCGACGGATCGGTTTTGCACTGGGCAATGAATGGTCAGATCACGCCACTGAACGGATCAATTACCTTTATCTGGCACCGTCCAAGCTCAGACAGTGCGCCGTTGGGCCCGAATTAGTAACAGACCTCGATTTTCAGGAACAGAAGCTCCATTGTGAAGTGATCCGTGACGGAGAAACAATCTACGAAAGCGGCGAATTACTGACAGGCGAACAGCACATGTGCCATTCACTTGCAAATTGCGAGGACCATCATTTCAAGTATCCACAACATCGCATTGTCGGTGACGTTCATTTGCATTTTTTCGGCACAAGCAAATTGAGCTATGGAGAACGCGACTGGAAATATCAGGAAGGCGACGAGGTTCGGGTCATTCCTGATTTCGGTGCCGCCCTCATCAACACGGTTCATGCAGACGGTGAAGCGGCTTCCGTCGTTGCTGTTCAGCCGGTGTAG